In a genomic window of Streptomyces sp. SJL17-4:
- a CDS encoding M20/M25/M40 family metallo-hydrolase: MSESNTGRSITAENEVVDLCRDLIRIDTSNYGDHSGPGERAAAEYIAEKLAEVGLEPKVIESHQGRASTVARIEGEDPSRPALLIHGHTDVVPANAEDWTHHPFSGEIADGCVWGRGAVDMKDMDAMTLAVVRDRLRSGRKPPRDIVLAFLADEEAGGTYGARHLVDKHRDLFDGVTEAIGEVGGFSFTVNENLRLYLVETAQKGMHWMRLTVEGTAGHGSMTNDDNAITELCEAVGRLGRHQWPVRVTKTVRSFLDELSDALGTPLDPEDMDGTLAKLGGIAKMVGATLRNSAAPTMLGAGYKVNVIPGQATAHVDGRFLPGYEQEFLADLDRILGPNVKREDVHGDKALETSFDGALVDAMQLALRAEDPIARAVPYMLSGGTDAKSFDDLGIRCFGFAPLQLPPELDFAGMFHGVDERVPVDGLKFGARVLDRFIDAC, translated from the coding sequence GTGAGCGAGTCGAACACGGGCCGAAGCATCACCGCCGAGAACGAGGTCGTGGACCTCTGTCGCGACCTCATCCGCATCGACACCAGCAACTACGGCGACCACTCCGGCCCGGGGGAGCGGGCGGCGGCGGAGTACATCGCCGAGAAGCTCGCGGAGGTCGGACTCGAGCCCAAGGTCATCGAGTCGCACCAGGGGCGGGCCTCCACCGTCGCCCGCATCGAGGGTGAGGACCCGTCGCGGCCCGCCCTGCTCATCCACGGCCACACCGACGTCGTCCCGGCCAACGCCGAGGACTGGACCCACCACCCCTTCTCGGGCGAGATCGCCGACGGCTGCGTCTGGGGCCGTGGCGCCGTCGACATGAAGGACATGGACGCGATGACCCTCGCGGTCGTACGGGACCGGCTGCGCAGCGGCCGCAAGCCCCCGCGCGACATCGTCCTCGCCTTCCTCGCCGACGAGGAGGCCGGCGGCACCTACGGCGCCCGGCACCTGGTCGACAAGCACCGGGACCTCTTCGACGGGGTCACCGAGGCCATCGGCGAGGTCGGCGGCTTCTCCTTCACCGTGAACGAGAACCTGCGGCTCTACCTGGTCGAGACCGCCCAGAAGGGCATGCACTGGATGCGCCTGACCGTCGAGGGCACGGCCGGCCACGGCTCGATGACCAATGACGACAACGCCATCACCGAGCTCTGCGAGGCCGTCGGCCGGCTCGGCCGTCACCAGTGGCCGGTACGGGTCACCAAGACCGTCCGCTCCTTCCTGGACGAGCTCTCCGACGCGCTGGGCACCCCCCTCGACCCCGAGGACATGGACGGCACCCTCGCCAAGCTCGGCGGCATCGCCAAGATGGTCGGCGCCACCCTGCGGAACTCGGCCGCCCCGACCATGCTCGGCGCCGGCTACAAAGTGAACGTGATCCCCGGCCAGGCCACCGCGCACGTCGACGGACGCTTCCTGCCCGGTTACGAGCAGGAGTTCCTCGCCGACCTCGACCGGATCCTCGGCCCGAACGTGAAGCGCGAGGACGTCCACGGGGACAAGGCCCTGGAGACCAGCTTCGACGGCGCCCTGGTCGACGCCATGCAGCTGGCGCTGCGCGCCGAGGACCCGATCGCCCGCGCCGTGCCGTACATGCTGTCCGGCGGCACCGACGCGAAGTCCTTCGACGACCTCGGCATCCGCTGCTTCGGCTTCGCCCCGCTCCAGCTGCCGCCGGAGCTCGACTTCGCCGGCATGTTCCACGGTGTGGACGAGCGGGTCCCGGTCGACGGCCTGAAGTTCGGTGCCCGCGTCCTCGACCGCTTCATCGACGCCTGCTGA
- a CDS encoding pseudouridine synthase, producing the protein MRRRAKAPVAPLPQRDGIDPVRLRLPEDPGGVWGTVREHLLDRYGVAVGSGRIEEMLGEGRFVGVDGPVAGDDPYTVGRYLWFHRDFPVEEPVPFPVGVVYRDERIVVADKPHFLSTMPRGRHVTETALARLRRELGLAQLQPAHRLDRLTAGLVLCVVRPEDRGAYQTLFRDRLVRKEYEAVAPYEPGVELPVTVRSRIEKERGVMAAREVPGEPNAESRIELVGHAGGLGRYRLVPVTGRTHQLRVHMNALGLPILDDPIYPVVREDGPEDFRRPLRLLARTLEFTDPFTGQEARFESRLALSGPA; encoded by the coding sequence GTGAGACGGAGAGCGAAGGCGCCGGTCGCGCCCTTGCCGCAGCGGGACGGGATCGATCCCGTGCGGCTGCGGCTGCCGGAGGACCCGGGTGGGGTCTGGGGGACCGTGCGGGAGCATCTGCTCGACCGGTACGGGGTGGCCGTCGGGTCCGGGCGGATCGAGGAGATGCTCGGCGAGGGCCGGTTCGTCGGGGTCGACGGGCCGGTGGCCGGGGACGATCCGTACACCGTGGGCCGGTATCTCTGGTTCCACCGGGACTTTCCCGTGGAGGAGCCGGTGCCGTTCCCGGTCGGGGTGGTGTACCGGGACGAGCGGATCGTCGTGGCCGACAAGCCGCATTTCCTGTCGACCATGCCCCGGGGGCGGCACGTCACGGAGACCGCGCTCGCGCGGCTGCGGCGGGAGCTGGGGCTCGCGCAGCTCCAGCCGGCGCACCGGCTCGACCGGCTGACGGCGGGGCTCGTGCTGTGCGTCGTACGGCCGGAGGACCGGGGGGCGTACCAGACGCTGTTCCGGGACCGGCTGGTGCGCAAGGAGTACGAGGCGGTGGCGCCGTACGAGCCGGGGGTGGAGCTGCCGGTGACGGTGCGCAGCCGGATCGAGAAGGAGCGCGGGGTGATGGCCGCCCGGGAGGTGCCGGGCGAGCCGAACGCCGAGAGCCGGATCGAGCTCGTCGGACACGCGGGAGGGCTCGGGCGGTACCGGCTGGTGCCCGTCACCGGGCGGACCCATCAGCTGCGGGTGCACATGAACGCCCTGGGGCTGCCGATCCTGGACGATCCGATCTATCCGGTGGTCCGTGAGGACGGGCCGGAGGACTTCCGGCGTCCGCTGCGACTGCTGGCGCGGACGCTGGAGTTCACCGACCCGTTCACGGGTCAGGAGGCGCGCTTCGAGAGCCGGCTGGCTCTCAGTGGCCCCGCTTGA
- a CDS encoding aldo/keto reductase, which translates to MEQRHLGRTGLRVSRIGLGTLTWGRDTDEHDAAEQLKSFWDAGGTLVDTADVYGGGEAEYLLGRLMERLVSRQDLVLSTKAGSVPDPDRRTDGSRGHLLAALDASLARLGTDHVDLWQLHAFDPYTPLEESLQALDIAVRSGRARYAGVANFCGWQLAKAGTWQLGGDRTRLAGAQLEYSLLQRGVEREVLPAAQDLGIGLLPSSPLGRGVLTGKYRSGTPSDSRGASETMAPFVEPYLDEAASRIVDAVTTAADGLATTPLHVALAWVRDRPGVTAPIVGARTARQLTAALSVETLSLPDEICRALDDVSAPVHRYPDHDWSTL; encoded by the coding sequence ATGGAGCAGAGGCATCTCGGACGTACCGGCCTGCGCGTGTCGCGCATCGGACTCGGCACCCTGACCTGGGGCCGGGACACCGACGAGCACGACGCCGCCGAGCAGTTGAAGTCGTTCTGGGACGCGGGCGGCACGCTCGTGGACACCGCCGACGTGTACGGCGGGGGCGAGGCGGAGTATCTGCTCGGCCGTCTCATGGAGCGGCTCGTGTCCCGGCAGGACCTGGTCCTGTCGACCAAGGCGGGCAGCGTGCCCGACCCCGACCGGCGTACGGACGGCTCGCGCGGGCATCTGCTCGCCGCGCTCGACGCCTCCCTCGCCCGGCTCGGCACCGACCACGTGGACCTGTGGCAGCTGCACGCCTTCGACCCGTACACACCGCTGGAGGAGTCGCTCCAGGCGCTCGACATCGCGGTACGCAGCGGGCGGGCGCGGTACGCGGGCGTGGCGAACTTCTGCGGCTGGCAGCTCGCCAAGGCGGGCACCTGGCAGCTCGGCGGGGACCGGACCCGGCTCGCGGGGGCGCAGCTGGAGTACTCGCTGCTCCAGCGGGGCGTGGAGCGCGAGGTGCTGCCGGCGGCGCAGGACCTCGGGATAGGCCTGCTGCCCTCGTCCCCGCTGGGGCGCGGGGTCCTGACGGGCAAGTACCGCAGCGGGACCCCGTCCGACTCGCGCGGCGCCTCCGAGACGATGGCGCCGTTCGTGGAGCCGTACCTGGACGAGGCCGCGAGCAGGATCGTGGACGCGGTCACGACGGCGGCCGACGGCCTCGCGACGACCCCGCTGCACGTGGCGCTCGCCTGGGTCCGCGACCGGCCCGGGGTGACCGCGCCGATCGTCGGCGCGCGCACGGCGCGCCAGCTCACGGCCGCGTTGTCGGTGGAGACCCTTAGTCTTCCTGACGAGATCTGTCGGGCGCTGGACGATGTGTCGGCGCCCGTGCACCGCTATCCGGATCACGACTGGAGCACCTTGTGA
- a CDS encoding helix-hairpin-helix domain-containing protein, whose protein sequence is MTEPSGETAPEAPEDVAPTEDVQEDVRQGAAEPEEPGTAEESASAEGPATDEEPPPAEEPGGAEEPDEPAADGAAEEPDEPAATDDATEESAEPAGADASPESTDAEAAEAADAASGASEEPGAGGDAVAKASDTPELSDAQAELAAQRELRAKIEARKAEKEGPLASGAKLSGTAADLLAAVRAVEGGAASGSAFYEAPEPAPRRPTPEAAPAMTVRPPVPAQGSAPAPGTTAAVREVLAKGGAPEALAGQVAAALGEGAHQALLDDPWQLLAVSGVRPEQADGFARALLGAACGPDDPRRTVALTVWLLERAALQGHTALEIDTVRAGLAGHAVPDPGSAVEEAVSAGAVLVFQEEETAEEEPEEDEESPEAAEAAAEEPASPVLLGLDRYALAEESLADGLARLVRTATADAWEGSELARAAGAHGLVLHTGGEASRAEPVALAAAARERGLRTLVAVHADGGRRALGTAGADAVTVAALLSGAAGPGRDEEGAFALDLLVVLDAPQLDVETAAMLVESLPDGCRLVLSGDPAVLGAPGAGQVFGDVLAARVCPRIASRVPDPGPLGELVSGVGAGELNQVEAPGKEIVIVPVRDAGEAVHRTVQLVADSVPRAIGVPAEQTQVVTVGHGGSAGTRALNAALKQRLNPGPGRFGGFDPGDRVAYAAVPGRTVTGTVLSADAEGLRLRCGDEELLVPKERVESALRHGWALTAHQAAGARWPAVVVVLPGDAAGGLSRPWVYTAFGRAERHLSVVHGVDQALPRAVAEGVAPERTTRLRPLLEALLAVPEE, encoded by the coding sequence GTGACCGAGCCTTCCGGGGAGACCGCGCCCGAGGCACCCGAGGACGTGGCACCCACCGAGGACGTCCAGGAGGACGTACGGCAGGGAGCCGCCGAGCCGGAGGAGCCGGGGACGGCCGAGGAGTCGGCGTCGGCCGAGGGGCCCGCGACCGACGAGGAGCCGCCGCCGGCCGAGGAGCCAGGCGGGGCAGAGGAGCCGGACGAGCCCGCCGCGGACGGCGCGGCAGAGGAGCCGGACGAGCCCGCCGCGACCGACGACGCGACCGAGGAGTCGGCTGAGCCCGCTGGGGCCGACGCGTCTCCGGAGTCCACTGACGCCGAGGCCGCCGAAGCGGCCGACGCGGCATCCGGGGCGTCCGAGGAGCCCGGCGCGGGCGGCGACGCCGTCGCCAAGGCCTCCGACACGCCCGAGTTGAGCGACGCGCAGGCCGAGCTCGCCGCGCAGCGGGAGCTGCGGGCGAAGATCGAGGCGCGGAAGGCCGAGAAGGAAGGGCCCCTGGCGAGCGGCGCCAAGCTGAGCGGCACGGCCGCCGATCTGCTCGCGGCCGTCCGGGCCGTGGAGGGCGGCGCGGCCTCCGGCAGCGCGTTCTACGAGGCCCCGGAGCCCGCACCCCGTCGGCCCACCCCCGAAGCGGCCCCCGCCATGACGGTGCGGCCTCCCGTACCGGCGCAGGGGTCCGCCCCGGCACCCGGCACCACCGCCGCCGTGCGGGAGGTCCTGGCCAAGGGCGGCGCCCCCGAGGCGCTGGCCGGCCAGGTCGCCGCCGCGCTCGGCGAGGGCGCGCACCAGGCCCTGCTCGACGACCCCTGGCAGCTGCTCGCGGTCTCCGGGGTGCGCCCCGAGCAGGCCGACGGCTTCGCGCGGGCGCTGCTCGGCGCCGCGTGCGGCCCTGACGACCCGCGCCGGACGGTCGCCCTGACGGTGTGGCTCCTGGAGCGGGCCGCGCTCCAGGGACACACGGCGCTGGAGATCGACACCGTGCGCGCCGGACTCGCCGGGCACGCGGTGCCCGATCCCGGGTCGGCCGTCGAGGAGGCGGTGTCCGCGGGCGCGGTCCTCGTCTTCCAGGAGGAGGAGACGGCCGAGGAGGAGCCCGAAGAGGACGAGGAGTCGCCGGAGGCCGCGGAGGCCGCCGCCGAGGAGCCGGCCTCGCCCGTGCTGCTCGGGCTCGACCGGTACGCGCTCGCGGAGGAGAGCCTCGCGGACGGCCTCGCCCGGCTGGTCAGGACGGCGACAGCCGACGCCTGGGAGGGCTCCGAGCTCGCACGGGCCGCCGGGGCCCACGGCCTCGTCCTGCACACGGGCGGCGAGGCCTCCCGCGCCGAGCCGGTCGCCCTCGCCGCGGCCGCCCGCGAGCGCGGGCTGCGCACCCTGGTCGCCGTCCACGCGGACGGCGGGCGGCGCGCGCTCGGCACCGCCGGGGCGGACGCGGTGACGGTCGCAGCGCTGCTCTCCGGAGCGGCCGGGCCCGGCCGCGACGAGGAGGGTGCCTTCGCCCTGGACCTCCTGGTGGTGCTCGACGCGCCGCAGTTGGACGTGGAGACCGCCGCGATGCTCGTCGAGTCGCTGCCCGACGGCTGCCGGCTGGTGCTGAGCGGCGACCCGGCGGTTCTCGGCGCGCCGGGTGCCGGCCAGGTCTTCGGCGACGTGCTCGCGGCCCGGGTGTGCCCGCGGATCGCCTCGCGCGTGCCCGACCCGGGCCCGCTCGGCGAGCTGGTCTCGGGCGTCGGCGCCGGCGAACTGAACCAGGTCGAGGCCCCCGGCAAGGAGATCGTGATCGTCCCCGTGCGGGACGCCGGCGAGGCCGTGCACCGCACCGTCCAGCTGGTGGCCGACTCGGTGCCGCGGGCGATCGGGGTGCCGGCCGAGCAGACGCAGGTCGTCACGGTCGGCCACGGCGGCTCGGCCGGTACGCGTGCGCTGAACGCCGCGCTCAAGCAACGGCTGAACCCCGGTCCCGGCCGGTTCGGCGGTTTCGACCCCGGGGACCGGGTGGCGTACGCGGCCGTGCCGGGGCGGACGGTGACGGGCACGGTCCTGTCGGCCGACGCCGAGGGGCTGCGGCTGCGGTGCGGCGACGAGGAGCTCCTCGTACCGAAGGAGCGGGTGGAGTCGGCGCTGCGGCACGGCTGGGCGCTCACCGCGCACCAGGCGGCCGGGGCGCGGTGGCCCGCGGTGGTCGTGGTGCTGCCGGGCGACGCCGCCGGTGGGCTGAGCAGGCCGTGGGTGTACACGGCGTTCGGCCGCGCGGAGCGTCATCTGTCCGTCGTGCACGGCGTGGACCAGGCGCTGCCCCGCGCGGTGGCCGAGGGGGTGGCCCCGGAGCGTACGACGCGACTGCGGCCGCTCCTGGAAGCGCTGCTGGCCGTGCCCGAGGAGTAG
- a CDS encoding S-(hydroxymethyl)mycothiol dehydrogenase: protein MPQHVQGVIAPGRNEPVRVETIVIPDPGPGEAVVKIQACGVCHTDLHYKQGAINDEFPFLLGHEAAGIVESVGEGVTDVEPGDFVILNWRAVCGQCRACLRGRPWYCFDTHNAKQRMTLLGGTSRAGGYGGGTELSPALGIGAFAEKTLVASGQCTKVDPAVAPEVAGLLGCGVMAGIGAAINTGNVGRGDTVAVIGCGGVGDAAIVGSRLAGAAKIIAVDIDDRKLETAKAMGATHTVNSRSTDPVEAIRELTGGFGADVVIEAVGRPETYQQAFYARDLAGTVVLVGVPTPEMKLELPLLDVFGRGGALKSSWYGDCLPSRDFPMLVDLHQQGRIDLAAFVTETIGLGDVEKAFGRMHEGDVLRSVVVF, encoded by the coding sequence ATGCCGCAGCACGTCCAGGGGGTCATCGCCCCCGGCAGGAACGAACCGGTACGGGTCGAGACGATCGTGATCCCGGACCCCGGCCCCGGTGAGGCCGTCGTGAAGATCCAGGCCTGTGGCGTCTGCCACACCGATCTCCACTACAAGCAGGGCGCGATCAACGACGAGTTCCCCTTCCTGCTCGGCCACGAGGCCGCCGGAATCGTCGAGTCGGTCGGCGAGGGCGTCACCGACGTCGAGCCCGGCGACTTCGTGATCCTCAACTGGCGTGCGGTGTGCGGCCAGTGCCGCGCCTGTCTGCGCGGCCGCCCCTGGTACTGCTTCGACACGCACAACGCCAAGCAGCGGATGACCCTGCTTGGGGGCACCTCCCGTGCCGGAGGCTACGGGGGAGGTACGGAGCTCTCCCCGGCCCTCGGCATCGGCGCCTTCGCCGAGAAGACCCTCGTGGCCTCCGGCCAGTGCACCAAGGTCGACCCCGCCGTCGCCCCCGAGGTCGCGGGCCTCCTCGGCTGTGGCGTGATGGCCGGCATCGGCGCCGCCATCAACACCGGAAACGTCGGCCGCGGCGACACCGTCGCCGTCATCGGCTGCGGCGGCGTCGGTGACGCGGCGATCGTCGGCTCCCGCCTCGCCGGAGCCGCGAAGATCATCGCCGTCGACATCGACGACCGGAAGCTGGAGACGGCGAAGGCGATGGGCGCGACCCACACCGTCAACTCCCGCTCCACCGACCCCGTCGAGGCGATCCGCGAGCTCACCGGCGGCTTCGGCGCCGACGTCGTCATCGAGGCCGTCGGCCGCCCCGAGACGTACCAGCAGGCCTTCTACGCCCGCGACCTCGCCGGAACCGTCGTCCTCGTCGGCGTCCCCACCCCCGAGATGAAGCTCGAACTCCCGCTCCTCGACGTCTTCGGCCGCGGCGGCGCGCTCAAGTCCTCCTGGTACGGCGACTGCCTGCCCTCCCGCGACTTCCCGATGCTCGTCGACCTGCACCAGCAGGGCCGCATCGACCTCGCCGCCTTCGTCACCGAGACCATCGGCCTCGGCGACGTCGAGAAGGCCTTCGGCCGCATGCACGAGGGCGACGTCCTGCGCTCGGTGGTGGTGTTCTGA
- the chpH gene encoding chaplin ChpH produces MIKKVVAAAAATGGLVLAGAGMAVADAGAQGAAIGSPGVLSGNVVQVPVHVPVNVCGNTVSVIGLLNPSFGNTCVNA; encoded by the coding sequence ATGATCAAGAAGGTCGTCGCTGCTGCGGCTGCCACTGGCGGTCTGGTTCTCGCGGGTGCGGGCATGGCCGTTGCCGACGCGGGTGCCCAGGGTGCGGCCATCGGTTCCCCCGGTGTCCTCTCGGGCAACGTCGTCCAGGTGCCGGTTCACGTCCCCGTGAACGTGTGCGGCAACACGGTCTCCGTGATCGGGCTGCTGAACCCGTCCTTCGGCAACACCTGCGTCAACGCCTGA
- a CDS encoding ferritin-like domain-containing protein: MLTAKGLFQEIIDNDESFALFCSIAASGESQGGWENARIAALVAPGMRDLTPKITRHGADEDKHGRIFNALMKKRGLEPVPVPPDTDYTMLLEQRGIGLAHDKLRRDEPLNEQDIVVYLAHSRVTEQRAADQMDMLVTYFGDHPELGKAIHMIDDDEANHLAYCHEELLRLARAGHGRLIQRTLRESALVEIQVYRDVSLAVMGHMGRILGWPRPKAAVLAAGIRGMYAYERAAGWHRMVGLKMPERRDALGGPATPAPAF, from the coding sequence ATGCTCACGGCCAAGGGCCTGTTCCAGGAAATCATCGACAACGACGAGTCCTTCGCGCTCTTCTGCTCGATCGCGGCGAGCGGAGAGTCCCAGGGCGGCTGGGAGAACGCCCGGATCGCGGCACTCGTCGCCCCCGGCATGAGGGATCTCACCCCCAAGATCACCCGGCACGGAGCCGACGAGGACAAGCACGGCCGGATCTTCAACGCGTTGATGAAGAAGCGCGGCCTCGAACCCGTCCCGGTGCCGCCCGACACCGACTACACGATGCTGCTCGAACAGCGCGGCATCGGCCTCGCGCACGACAAGCTGCGCCGCGACGAGCCGCTGAACGAGCAGGACATCGTCGTCTACCTCGCCCACAGCCGGGTCACCGAGCAACGGGCCGCCGACCAGATGGACATGCTGGTCACGTACTTCGGGGACCACCCCGAACTCGGCAAGGCCATCCACATGATCGACGACGACGAGGCCAACCACCTCGCCTACTGCCACGAGGAACTGCTGCGCCTCGCGCGCGCGGGACACGGCCGGCTCATCCAGCGGACCCTGCGCGAGTCCGCCCTCGTCGAGATCCAGGTCTACCGCGACGTCAGCCTCGCCGTGATGGGGCACATGGGACGGATCCTGGGCTGGCCCCGCCCGAAGGCCGCCGTCCTCGCCGCCGGCATCCGCGGGATGTACGCGTACGAGCGCGCCGCGGGCTGGCACCGGATGGTCGGCCTGAAGATGCCCGAGCGACGCGACGCCCTCGGCGGGCCCGCGACCCCGGCACCGGCCTTCTGA
- a CDS encoding chaplin → MRQVTRKGLVTIAAAGGVFAAVGGGYAHADSGANGAATNSPGVASGNSVQVPVHVPVNACGNTVNVVGLLNPAMGNKCANTSNPGKPGKPGGGSSADGHTSDSPGVGSGNNVQVPVDVPVNVCGNSITGIGLGNAAAGNNCGNGIEPTHPGNPGNPGNPGNPGNPGNPGNPGNPGNPGNPGTPGNPGTPGTPGTPGTPGTPGTPGNPGTPGGPGDGGGSNTPSEHSVTPPRAVEELAETGSGPLGVIVPAGAGLLLAGALIYRRSRAAA, encoded by the coding sequence ATGCGACAGGTCACACGCAAGGGTCTTGTCACCATTGCGGCAGCCGGCGGCGTTTTCGCCGCCGTAGGCGGCGGTTACGCGCACGCCGATTCCGGTGCCAACGGTGCCGCCACGAATTCCCCGGGCGTCGCGTCCGGAAATTCCGTCCAGGTCCCGGTGCACGTGCCGGTGAACGCCTGCGGAAACACCGTCAACGTCGTCGGACTTCTCAATCCGGCGATGGGCAACAAGTGCGCCAACACCTCCAACCCGGGCAAGCCCGGCAAACCGGGTGGCGGGTCCTCCGCCGACGGGCACACCAGCGACTCTCCGGGCGTCGGCTCCGGCAACAACGTCCAGGTGCCCGTGGACGTCCCTGTCAACGTGTGCGGCAACAGCATCACGGGCATCGGCCTGGGCAACGCCGCCGCGGGCAACAACTGCGGCAACGGCATCGAGCCGACGCATCCGGGGAACCCCGGGAATCCGGGCAACCCCGGGAATCCTGGGAACCCCGGCAACCCCGGCAACCCCGGTAATCCGGGGAACCCTGGCAACCCGGGGACTCCTGGGAACCCCGGTACGCCCGGCACTCCGGGCACGCCCGGTACTCCCGGAACCCCGGGTACGCCCGGCAACCCGGGTACTCCCGGCGGGCCCGGTGACGGCGGTGGGTCGAACACCCCGAGCGAGCACAGCGTCACTCCGCCCCGTGCCGTCGAGGAGCTCGCCGAGACCGGTTCCGGTCCGCTCGGCGTGATCGTCCCCGCCGGGGCCGGTCTGCTGCTCGCCGGTGCGCTGATCTACCGCCGGTCCCGCGCCGCAGCCTGA
- a CDS encoding MBL fold metallo-hydrolase produces the protein MAARIDHLVTSGTFSLDGGTWDVDNNVWIVGDDTEAIVIDAAHDAEAILAALDGRTLRAIVCTHAHNDHIDAAPALAAATGARILLHPADQPLWKQTHPDHSPDGELADGQVLTIAGTDLTVLHTPGHAPGGICLHAPDLGTVFTGDTLFQGGPGATGRSFSDFPTIVDSIRAKLLTLPPETVVRTGHGDTTTIGAEAPHLEDWIKRGH, from the coding sequence ATGGCCGCCCGCATCGACCACCTCGTCACCTCCGGCACCTTCAGCCTCGACGGCGGCACCTGGGACGTCGACAACAACGTCTGGATCGTCGGCGACGACACCGAGGCGATCGTCATCGACGCCGCCCACGACGCCGAGGCCATCCTCGCCGCGCTCGACGGCCGCACCCTGCGCGCCATCGTCTGCACCCACGCACACAACGACCACATCGACGCGGCCCCGGCGCTCGCGGCCGCCACCGGCGCCCGCATCCTGCTCCACCCCGCCGACCAGCCGCTGTGGAAGCAGACCCACCCCGACCACAGCCCCGACGGCGAACTCGCCGACGGCCAGGTCCTCACCATCGCCGGCACCGACCTCACGGTCCTGCACACCCCGGGCCACGCCCCCGGCGGCATCTGCCTCCACGCCCCCGACCTGGGCACGGTCTTCACCGGCGACACCCTCTTCCAGGGCGGCCCCGGCGCCACCGGCCGGTCCTTCTCGGACTTCCCGACGATCGTCGACTCGATCCGCGCGAAGCTCCTCACCCTCCCGCCGGAGACGGTGGTCCGCACCGGCCACGGCGACACCACCACGATCGGAGCCGAGGCCCCGCATCTGGAGGACTGGATCAAGCGGGGCCACTGA
- a CDS encoding LLM class F420-dependent oxidoreductase gives MRLGINLGYWGAGMDGDNLAVAQEADRLGYDVCWAAEAYGSDAPTVLAWVAAKTERIDVGSAIMQIPARQPAMTAMTAATLDSLTGGRFRLGLGVSGPQVSEGWYGVKFDKPLARTREYVEIVRKAMTRERLSYEGEHWTLPLPGGPGKPIKLTVHPEREHIPLYIAAIGPKNLEQTGEIADGALLIFPSAAHLEETALRHIRAGREKAGLTMDGFDVCPTVPLALGDDVDALADVFRPYTALYVGGMGSRKQNFYNQLAQRMGYEKEAAEIQDKYLAGDKAGAAAAVPQSLIDQTSLLGSVERIAERMTAYAEAGVTTLTLAPAGFTLDERVAALRAGVEAMERAGLA, from the coding sequence ATGCGGCTCGGCATCAACCTCGGCTACTGGGGTGCGGGCATGGACGGCGACAACCTCGCCGTCGCCCAGGAGGCGGACCGCCTCGGCTACGACGTCTGCTGGGCCGCCGAGGCCTACGGCTCCGACGCGCCCACCGTGCTCGCCTGGGTCGCGGCGAAGACGGAGCGGATCGACGTCGGCTCCGCGATCATGCAGATCCCGGCCCGGCAGCCCGCGATGACGGCCATGACAGCCGCCACCCTCGACTCGCTCACCGGCGGCCGCTTCCGCCTCGGCCTCGGCGTCTCCGGACCGCAGGTCTCCGAGGGCTGGTACGGCGTGAAGTTCGACAAGCCGCTCGCCCGGACCCGCGAGTACGTCGAGATCGTCCGCAAGGCGATGACCCGGGAGCGCCTCAGCTACGAGGGCGAGCACTGGACCCTGCCGCTCCCCGGCGGCCCCGGCAAGCCGATCAAGCTCACCGTGCACCCGGAGCGCGAGCACATCCCGCTCTACATCGCCGCGATCGGCCCGAAGAACCTGGAGCAGACCGGCGAGATCGCCGACGGCGCCCTGCTGATCTTCCCCTCCGCCGCCCACCTGGAGGAGACCGCGCTCCGGCACATCCGCGCGGGCCGCGAGAAGGCCGGTCTGACGATGGACGGCTTCGACGTCTGTCCGACCGTGCCGCTCGCCCTGGGGGACGACGTCGACGCCCTCGCCGACGTGTTCCGCCCGTACACCGCGCTCTACGTCGGCGGCATGGGCAGCCGCAAGCAGAACTTCTACAACCAGCTCGCACAGCGCATGGGGTACGAGAAGGAGGCCGCCGAGATCCAGGACAAGTACCTGGCCGGTGACAAGGCGGGTGCCGCCGCGGCCGTACCGCAGAGCCTGATCGACCAGACCTCGCTGCTCGGCTCCGTCGAGCGGATCGCCGAGCGGATGACGGCCTACGCGGAGGCCGGCGTCACCACGCTGACCCTCGCCCCGGCCGGCTTCACCCTGGACGAGCGGGTGGCGGCGCTGCGAGCGGGCGTCGAGGCGATGGAACGAGCCGGACTGGCGTGA
- a CDS encoding DUF5703 family protein, translating to MPEYEFVDVYVPRGVSRKEATRLLTDHAEYGHWELDRLSLHRDGSRRVRLKRRIIRQVRATW from the coding sequence ATGCCGGAATACGAATTTGTCGACGTGTACGTGCCGCGCGGTGTCTCCCGCAAGGAGGCGACGCGGCTGCTGACCGACCATGCCGAGTACGGACACTGGGAGTTGGACCGTCTGAGCCTGCACCGGGACGGGAGCCGCAGAGTGCGGCTGAAGCGGCGGATCATCCGCCAGGTACGAGCGACCTGGTAG